TGATCGGCCGTGGCGAAGCGTCATCAGCCGCGGTAGTCAGGCTCAGTCGCGGCAATCAGGCTCAGCCGCGGAAACCTGATCAAGTCTGGGAGGGGCATTCATGCGTGCCATGCAATTCGAGCGGTTCGGCGATCCGGAAGTCCTGACGGAGGCCGAGGTGCCGGACCCGGTGGCGGGGCCGGGCGAGACCCTGGTCGAAGTGGAGGCCGCGGGCGTCAACTTCGGCGACATCAAGCACATCGCGGGCGAACACACCGATGGTCCGTACGCGCCGAAGGGGCCGTTACCGCACATCCCCGGCATGGAGGTCGTCGGCCGGACCACGGACGGTCGACGGGTCCTCGGCTACGTCCGCCAGGGTGGCTACGCCGCCAAGACGGTTGTCGCCGACCGCGATCTGGTCACCACGCCACCGGGCGTGAGCGCGGGCGCGGCGCTGGCTCTGCTCGTGCAGGGTTTGACGGCGTGGCATCTGCTGCGGTCGGTCGCCCGCGTACGGCCCGGCGAGAGCGTCGTCGTCCATGCCGCCGCGGGCGGGACGGGCAGCCTCGCCGTCCAACTGGCCCGGGAGTTCGGGGCCGGACGCATCATCGCCACCACGTCGTCCGACGAGAAGCGCGCCCTTGCCCTCGAACTCGGCGCGGACGCGGCAATCGACGGCGAGGCGGAGGGCTACAAGGAGCGGGTTCTCGATGCCAATCAGGGGCGCCCGGTCGACATCATCCTGGACGCCATAGGTGGCCCGGTCCTCGACTCCGCGGTGGACGCACTCGGGTACCTCGGGCGACTGGTCACGTACGGCGCCTCGTCCCGGCAGGCGGCCTCGGCCATCGCACCGAGCCGGCTCGCGGTGCGGAGCATCGGCATCGCCGGCTTCTGGATCACCCCGCTCCTTGCCCGAAACGGGGTCGGAGGTACGGCCCTTGAGGAGTTGCTCGACCTCACGGCGCAGGGACGCCTGCGGCCGCTGGTCGGCGCGGAGTACGACCTCGCGCGTGCTCGCGACGCGCACGAGGATCTGCTCGGCCGCCGCACGAAGGGCAAATTGGTCCTCCGCCCTTGATGGCCGACCCTTCGTGCCCTCCCCCGGAAGTCCGTGCGTCCACGCCGAGCGGGACCGGCACCCACCACGGCCGCGGCAGCCCGGCTCTGGCCGGCCCGACCTGTGGCGCGCCGGTTCTCACTCGCCGACGGCGTGACGCAGCCAGGCGACGGGTGCCATCCGGTGGGCCGAAAACGGCTCGACGGTTGTCGGTGTCACCCATTCCTTCGGCGAGCCTGGCTTCCGATTTAACCGTATTGTGCTCCACCGGCCATGTGACCATTCGGTGAACTCCCCCGGGAGATTCCGAAACCTTGTGATCATGCGGCAGATTGGCGCTGCGCGTTGATGGCGGGCGTTGTTACGGTCGGCGCATTGAGTTCTCCACGCAAACGCGTGGAAATGCACCGACGTACGGGGGGGATAAACCGGATGGACAATACATTCCGCCAGGAGCTGGAAAAGTTCCAGAGTTACACCGCCGAGCTCCAAGGCATGCTTTCCGGTCTGCAAGGAAGCCGCCCCGAAAGGGCGGAAGCATCGGACGCACAGGGTGCAGTGCGGGTCAGGGTGGACGGCGGCGGAATCCCGCAGGAAATAACGGCCGCCGCGGACTGGGGGAAGCGTTGCAAGTCCGGCGGTCTCGGCATGGCCGTGGTCGAGGCTGCCCGCAGTGCACACTCTGCACTCATGGACACCTGGTCACAGAATCTTCCCCATGGCCCCTGGAGCACAAGCCCGGGAAGGGGAAACGTGGGCGGCGACCCGGCGTCCCGCACCGAGACACCCGGGACCTCCGCCCCGGAGGAGCGGGACACTCGGTACGTGATTTCCCGTCCACTGGACCAGCTCGTGGAAGATGCCATCTCCTCTCTGAGTGCCGCAGGCAACTTCGACACCGCTCTCGGCCAAGAAGCGCCGGCGTCGGGGTCGGATCCAGCCGGCCGCGTGACGATCACCCTCACCCCCGCATCCCTCACATCGTGTGACGTGGAACCGAGTTGGGCCGCAAACGCATCGGTGATCCAGATCAACCGGGCCCTCGGTGAGGCGCTTGCTGATGCGCGTTCCGCCCTGGCCCTCAGCAGCGTTTCCGAGCAGGCAGAGGGAGAGGGGCGGAAGCTCGACGGCCTGATCGACGAGGCGATGGCCGCCCTCCGCGACCCCAGGCGCCTCAACAACCTCTGACAGGAGCACGCTCGTGGTGAATCCCGATATCAAGGCGGTCACCCATGTGCTGCGCTCCGAAGCGCGCATGTGGGATGAACAGAGCGACGCTCTGGGAAAGCTGCACCATGCCGTGGAGGGGCTGCGCATCAGCCGCCTTGAAGCAGGCATATTCCAGCTCGTGTTTTCGGCTTACGAGGTCGCGGTCGACGAGATATCTGACCGATGCAAGGAAGGTCAGCAGCGCACGCAGGAAATAGCCGATGCCCTCATCAAGAACGCGACGGCCTACGATAACCAAGAAGAAGAAACAAAGGCACATATCGAGGGAACATACTGAACAGGGGGCGGCATGACTACCTTCAGCCTTTCGCAGTATCAGGCTCTGACCCAAGAGCTGAAGTCCGGTGTGAACAAGCTGTCGCAAAAGAAAGAGGAACTTGTTCCGACGGCACAGAAGGCGGGCGATGAATGGTACATGCCCCAGAAAATAGCCGATGCCCTCATGTGGATCGCCGAGAAGATGAGGGAATGTGCTCAATGGGTGATCGAAAAGATTGAGGACGCACTGAAGGCTTCGGCGGCCCCCATCACGCTTTTCCAGATCTCAACCGACTGGGTCGACAAGATCAAGACCCCCGCATCGGCGGTGCAGGGGCAGACGGACTGGAAGGCCCTGCAGGCTCCCCGCCACTGGAAAGGGGAGGCAGCCGACCTCTACCTGGCATCGGTGCGGGGACAGTCCCCGGCCGCAGGGCGGATCGCGACGGTCGCGGACCAGGTGTCCCTGTCCTGCACGATCTGCGCCTCCACCGGGCTCGCGTTCTACGTCGCGATGGCAGGAATCCTGACGAAGGCCATCATGGGTACGGTTGCGGCCATCGGCGCGCTGATGACCGGGTTCGGTGCTCCCGTCGCTGCCGGGATCTTCCTGGAGGAAGCAGCGGTTAACGGCGCGACCGCAGGCGCAGCGGTCCTGGCGGCGCTCGGAGTCTTGGGAACCCAGGTCGAGGAACTGAACCGCATCAAGGGCCAGGCGAAAGACGTCAGCGACTACCCCGGCCCCCCTGTTGGCAAGTGGCCCAAGGGCACGGCGTGAGCGGGCGGGTACCGAAGCGCGTTTATCCGTTGGCGGTACTGCTGATGCTTCTGGGGACAGGTGGCCTCTGCGCATCGGTGGCGCTCGCGGTCAATGGGCATCGTGCGCCGAATGCCCTCTTTCTGATCTCCTTCGTCCCGCTCATGGCGGGCCAGATGCACAACCACTACAAGCGAAGGCATGACTGGTTCCACCGAACGTTCGGCACGTACGAGAACTTCCGCGCGGAGGTGATCGAGGAGGTGCGTCAAGTGAGGTACGAGAAGGGTGATGCGGCGATCGTGCGGCACCTGAGGAACCTGTACCCGCACCTCCCGATGCCGGTGATCACACGGCTGATCAAAGAGCTCTGACCCGGTACCAGCCGGTGGAGGGCAGCGCCGGCACACCGGCCGGTGCTGCCAACGGCCCCGCTCTCACCCCGCCCAGACGATCGCCTGCCACTCGCTGTACGCATGCAGCGCGTACGAGCCCACGTCCCTGCCGACCCCGCTCCGCTTGAAGCCGCCGAAGGGCGCTTCCATGTTGCGGCCGACCGTGTTCACACCGACCCCGCCGGCCCGTAGCTGCCCGGCCACCCGGAAGGCGCGGGCGGTATCGCCGGACCACACGTAGTCGATGAGCCCGTAGTCGCTGTCGTTGGCGAGGGCCACTCCCTCGTCCTCCTCGTCGAAGGGCAGCACCACGACGACCGGGCCGAAGATCTCCTCCCGCACGACCCGCATGTCGGGGGTGCAGTCGGTCAGCAGTGTCGGCGCGACGTAGAAACCGCGGTCCGGAGCGGACGGCCGTGCGCCGCCCGCCACGACCCGTGC
This portion of the Streptomyces sp. 2114.4 genome encodes:
- a CDS encoding NADPH:quinone oxidoreductase family protein; its protein translation is MRAMQFERFGDPEVLTEAEVPDPVAGPGETLVEVEAAGVNFGDIKHIAGEHTDGPYAPKGPLPHIPGMEVVGRTTDGRRVLGYVRQGGYAAKTVVADRDLVTTPPGVSAGAALALLVQGLTAWHLLRSVARVRPGESVVVHAAAGGTGSLAVQLAREFGAGRIIATTSSDEKRALALELGADAAIDGEAEGYKERVLDANQGRPVDIILDAIGGPVLDSAVDALGYLGRLVTYGASSRQAASAIAPSRLAVRSIGIAGFWITPLLARNGVGGTALEELLDLTAQGRLRPLVGAEYDLARARDAHEDLLGRRTKGKLVLRP
- a CDS encoding ATP-binding protein, whose translation is MDNTFRQELEKFQSYTAELQGMLSGLQGSRPERAEASDAQGAVRVRVDGGGIPQEITAAADWGKRCKSGGLGMAVVEAARSAHSALMDTWSQNLPHGPWSTSPGRGNVGGDPASRTETPGTSAPEERDTRYVISRPLDQLVEDAISSLSAAGNFDTALGQEAPASGSDPAGRVTITLTPASLTSCDVEPSWAANASVIQINRALGEALADARSALALSSVSEQAEGEGRKLDGLIDEAMAALRDPRRLNNL